Below is a window of bacterium DNA.
CCTCCAATCCCCAGGAGGAATCTTGCGTAAGCTGGCTTTATTGACGTTGCTACTCACCACCCTCGCCCTGGCCTACAGCTACGAGATTGACCCCGACCTCGTCGAGCTGGTCAAAAGCGAGGGTTATATCATCCCCTCGGTCGGCGAGGGTCTGTACCCCACCGAAGAGGGCGTGCCGATGCTGCCCACCATCCCGCTCTTCGTAAGTGTTCCGGCCGGTCTGGGCGCCGCCGAAGTCACCGTGACCGACTTCACCGTGCAGGAGCTGCCGGGATTCTACGTGGTCATGCCGGCCAACACCCCGCAGCCGGTGAGCCGGCCCGTCGAGTTCCGGGCGGTCTTCGACGACGGCATCTACTCCTCCGGCGCCCCCTACCCCGCCGTCCCCCTGACGGCCGCCGGGGGCGGCAACATCTCGGGCTTCGGCGTGGCCGCGGCCCAGTTCAGCCCCTTCATCTACGAGCCGGCCTCGGGCAAGCTCTCGGTCATCACCCGCATCGAGTTCGAGATAACGACCGAACCGCTGTCCTACGAGGTGCGCGTCCCCAACCGGGTGACGCGGCGGGTGGCGGAGTTCGGCCTGGAAAACTTGAGAAGCATGGTCCTCAACCCCTGGGACGTCCACGTGACCGTGCCGGTGGTGGAGCCGTCCTTCACCGGAACCCCCCATCCCGAGCCCAGCGTGGACTCACCCGATTTCGGTGACACCGCCGAGTGGGTGCTGATAACCCCGACGGCTTTCGTCGAGAGCTTCGAGCCCCTGAGGGACTGGAAGCTCCTGAAGGGTTACACCACGGCCATCGTCACCACGGAGTACATCTTCGACAACTACACCGGCCGCGACAACGCCGAGCGCATCCGGAACTTCATCATAGACGCCTATGAGAACTGGTCCACCCAGTGGGTGGTCCTGGGCGGCGACTGCAACTTCGTCCAGGAGCGCCGGGGGTACGTGGTCATCGGCGGCTGCTCCGAGGACGACCAGCTCATCCCCTGCGACCTCTACTTCTCCGACCTGGACGGAACGTGGAACCTCGACGGGGACGGATACTGGGGCGAATGGCCCGCCGACAACCCCGACATGTTCCCCGACGTGTACGTCTCCCGCTACCCCGTGACGGTTGCGAGCTTAGTGGACACCGTGGTGTCCAAGACCCTGACCTACGAGAAGGAGATTCCGGCGGGCCACACCACCGACGCCCTCTTCCTGGGGGCCTACCTGGACTACCAAACCTCGGGCGGCGACGCCAAGGACCTCGTGGACCTGCTCTACCTGCCGTCGCAGTTCGACCCCGTCACCAAGCTCTACGAGAAATTCGGCACCATCAGCCGCGCCGCCGTCATCGCCCAGATGAACGCCGGCAACTGCGCCGTCGTCAACCACTGCGCCCACTCCAACTACACCGTCATCGGCTGCGGCTCCACCAACATGTCGGGCGCCGACGCCTACGCCCTGACCAACGGCGACAAGCTCGGCTGGATAAACTCCATCGGCTGCATGTGCGGCGGTTTCGACCGCCCCCGGTGCTTCGCCGAGCAGATCGTCCTGGCCCCGGAGGGCGGGATGGTCGCCACCATCATGAACTCGCGCTACGGCTGGTACATCAAAGGGTCGCCCGGATTCGGACCCAGCGACCTGATTGACCAGCAGTTCTTCTGCAGTATGTTCAGCGAGGCCAAGACCAACTTCGGCTACGCCCTGGCCGACATGAAAAATTATTTCGTCCCGGCCTCCAAGGGCTACGGCAGTGCCGCGTACTACCGCTGGTGCATCTACGAGAACAACGTCCTCGGGCCCAACGAGACCGTGGGCTGGACCGACGAGATGGGTGACCTCGCCGTGCAGTACCCCGACCACTGGAGCCACGGCGGCTTCACCGTGAACGTCACGATGGGCGGCTCGCCGGTGAATGGCGCCCTCGTCTGCCTCTACAAGGAGGACGACTGTCACGTGGCCGACAGGACGGGTCCCGGCGGCCAGGTCATCCTCTACCCCGATCCCTCCGAGCCCGGCCAGATGCACGTCACCGTCACCGCCCAGAACGGCTGGCCCTTCGAGGGCACCACGACGGTGGACGACGACGTGAGCACCGACGTGACCGAGTTCACCGGCACGGCCGGGGAGGACGGCGTGCTCCTCTCCTGGCGTCTGGAAGACACCGGCGGGCTGGTCGGCGTCAACCTCTACCGTAGCTCGGACCGGCTCAACTCGAGCGCCCTCGTCCCGGAGACGCTCGGCCGCTACCTGGACCGCGAAGCCGAAGGAGCGAACGACTACTACCTCGAGCTGGTCGCCGGCGACGGCACCGCGGTGCGTTACGGCCCGGTGAGCGTCTCCACCCTCGGGGAAATTTTCCGGACGACCCTCTCCGCGGCCTACCCCAACCCGGCCTCGACCGTCGTCCGCTTCGACGTCGGCCTGCCGGAGACCGGCGCGGTCGAGCTGGTGGTCTACGACATCGCCGGCCGCCGGGTGGCTACACCCGCGTCGGGTGAGCTGACCGCCGGGCGTCACACGGTAGCCTGGGACGCGACCGACGCCCCGGCCGGGGTATACATCGCCCGCCTGGTCACCGCCGACGGGACCCTGACCACCCGGCTGGTCGTAGCCAGGTAATACGGCCCAATACACGATAGAGGAGCCCCGCGGGGCTCCTCTTTTTTGGGGACTTGCCAAGGGTCCGCGGACGGCCTATAATCCACCCGAACACTTTCCAACC
It encodes the following:
- a CDS encoding C25 family cysteine peptidase; translated protein: MRKLALLTLLLTTLALAYSYEIDPDLVELVKSEGYIIPSVGEGLYPTEEGVPMLPTIPLFVSVPAGLGAAEVTVTDFTVQELPGFYVVMPANTPQPVSRPVEFRAVFDDGIYSSGAPYPAVPLTAAGGGNISGFGVAAAQFSPFIYEPASGKLSVITRIEFEITTEPLSYEVRVPNRVTRRVAEFGLENLRSMVLNPWDVHVTVPVVEPSFTGTPHPEPSVDSPDFGDTAEWVLITPTAFVESFEPLRDWKLLKGYTTAIVTTEYIFDNYTGRDNAERIRNFIIDAYENWSTQWVVLGGDCNFVQERRGYVVIGGCSEDDQLIPCDLYFSDLDGTWNLDGDGYWGEWPADNPDMFPDVYVSRYPVTVASLVDTVVSKTLTYEKEIPAGHTTDALFLGAYLDYQTSGGDAKDLVDLLYLPSQFDPVTKLYEKFGTISRAAVIAQMNAGNCAVVNHCAHSNYTVIGCGSTNMSGADAYALTNGDKLGWINSIGCMCGGFDRPRCFAEQIVLAPEGGMVATIMNSRYGWYIKGSPGFGPSDLIDQQFFCSMFSEAKTNFGYALADMKNYFVPASKGYGSAAYYRWCIYENNVLGPNETVGWTDEMGDLAVQYPDHWSHGGFTVNVTMGGSPVNGALVCLYKEDDCHVADRTGPGGQVILYPDPSEPGQMHVTVTAQNGWPFEGTTTVDDDVSTDVTEFTGTAGEDGVLLSWRLEDTGGLVGVNLYRSSDRLNSSALVPETLGRYLDREAEGANDYYLELVAGDGTAVRYGPVSVSTLGEIFRTTLSAAYPNPASTVVRFDVGLPETGAVELVVYDIAGRRVATPASGELTAGRHTVAWDATDAPAGVYIARLVTADGTLTTRLVVAR